The Neisseria yangbaofengii genome contains a region encoding:
- a CDS encoding FecCD family ABC transporter permease produces the protein MTPTAADIVKNQRALERKRWLVVCSFLIVSLIGFVFDIATGPSMLPVGEVVKSLLNMQGADEMSKVIVYDLRLPMAVMALVVGAALGVGGAEIQTLLNNPMASPYTLGLAAAAGLGASLVIAFGGFGLPHAFAVPIGAFVMTMLAAGVLFVFASIRRFNSAMLVLVGIALLFLFQSVLSLIQFIAAPEISQQILFWLFGSLTKATWETVIVTAVVTAVCVSLLAKDVWKLTALRLGEERAAGLGINLQRLRIQTLVLVAIMTATAISFVGVIGFIGLVAPHVARILLGEDQRFFLPGSMLAGAAFLSVASVLSKVIIPGALFPVGIVTSFVGVPFFFWIVLTKR, from the coding sequence ATGACCCCTACTGCTGCCGATATTGTCAAAAACCAGCGTGCTTTAGAGCGCAAACGCTGGTTGGTTGTTTGTTCTTTTTTAATCGTCAGCCTTATCGGCTTTGTGTTCGACATTGCCACCGGCCCTTCCATGCTGCCGGTGGGCGAAGTGGTGAAATCGCTGCTGAACATGCAGGGCGCGGATGAAATGAGCAAGGTGATTGTGTACGATTTGCGCCTGCCGATGGCGGTGATGGCCTTGGTGGTCGGCGCGGCTTTGGGTGTGGGCGGGGCGGAAATCCAAACCCTGCTGAATAACCCGATGGCGAGTCCCTACACGCTGGGCTTGGCGGCGGCTGCCGGTTTGGGTGCATCGCTGGTGATTGCCTTTGGCGGCTTCGGTTTGCCGCACGCGTTTGCCGTGCCGATTGGTGCTTTTGTGATGACTATGCTGGCGGCGGGCGTGTTGTTTGTTTTTGCATCGATACGCCGCTTCAATTCCGCCATGCTGGTGTTGGTGGGGATTGCTTTATTGTTTTTGTTTCAGTCGGTTTTGTCGCTGATTCAGTTTATCGCCGCGCCGGAAATCTCGCAGCAGATTTTGTTTTGGCTGTTCGGCAGTCTGACTAAGGCAACGTGGGAAACGGTTATCGTCACCGCTGTGGTGACCGCTGTGTGCGTGAGCTTGCTGGCGAAAGACGTATGGAAACTCACCGCCCTGCGTTTGGGGGAAGAGCGCGCCGCCGGTTTGGGCATCAACCTGCAACGTTTGCGCATTCAAACCTTGGTGCTGGTGGCGATTATGACCGCCACGGCGATTAGCTTTGTCGGCGTGATCGGCTTTATCGGCTTGGTTGCGCCGCATGTGGCACGCATTCTGCTCGGCGAAGACCAACGCTTTTTCCTGCCCGGCTCTATGTTGGCGGGTGCAGCGTTTTTGTCGGTGGCCAGCGTGTTGTCGAAAGTGATTATTCCCGGTGCGTTGTTCCCGGTGGGGATTGTGACCTCGTTTGTCGGTGTGCCGTTTTTCTTTTGGATTGTGTTAACCAAGCGATGA
- a CDS encoding ABC transporter substrate-binding protein, with amino-acid sequence MKPVCRILAAAVFGLAALAAQAEVKTLTDVRGREVQVDVPAKRVVLGFYYPDYIAAAGADKFENVVGISREFWEKFNPGSWSLYSAKIPSLQNIGDIGNVNAGTFSFEKTLAMKPDVVVLADWQYDTLKEEMPRFEKAGIPVVVVDFNAQTVERHTASTKLFGEIAGTPERAGQAAEEYAQGMADIQKRVAEAGKPKPKIYIEFGDKGPAEHSFTFGKNMWGAIADTVGGDNIAAAFIKDWGPINPEQFLAAQPDVVVISGTEAGLKQPTAMAMGIGIAAGEAQKRLKGFTGRAGWADIPAVRNGRVFGIYHTASRSLSDLASAQFIAKALYPDAFADVNPEETYREFHRKYLPVEPQGTFFIRLGCEGPDGCKNQTAADAASARTEPAAEVSLWQRIKNWFAALFA; translated from the coding sequence ATGAAACCTGTTTGCCGTATTTTAGCCGCCGCCGTATTCGGCCTTGCCGCGCTCGCCGCGCAAGCGGAGGTGAAAACGCTCACCGATGTGCGCGGTCGCGAAGTGCAGGTCGATGTACCGGCCAAACGCGTGGTTCTGGGCTTTTATTACCCTGATTACATCGCCGCGGCCGGTGCGGATAAGTTTGAAAATGTGGTCGGTATTTCGCGCGAATTTTGGGAAAAGTTCAATCCCGGCAGTTGGTCGCTTTACTCTGCCAAAATCCCTTCGCTGCAAAACATCGGCGACATCGGCAATGTGAACGCCGGCACGTTTTCGTTTGAAAAAACTTTGGCGATGAAGCCTGATGTGGTGGTGTTGGCCGATTGGCAGTATGACACGCTGAAAGAAGAAATGCCGCGTTTTGAAAAAGCGGGCATTCCGGTGGTGGTGGTCGATTTCAACGCGCAAACGGTCGAACGCCACACCGCCAGCACCAAGCTTTTCGGTGAAATCGCCGGTACGCCCGAGCGCGCCGGGCAAGCTGCCGAGGAATACGCCCAAGGCATGGCCGACATTCAAAAACGCGTGGCCGAAGCGGGCAAGCCCAAGCCGAAAATCTACATCGAATTCGGCGACAAAGGCCCGGCCGAACACAGCTTTACTTTCGGCAAAAACATGTGGGGTGCGATTGCCGACACAGTGGGCGGCGACAATATTGCTGCCGCGTTTATCAAAGATTGGGGGCCGATTAACCCCGAGCAGTTTCTGGCCGCCCAGCCCGATGTGGTGGTTATTTCCGGCACCGAAGCCGGTCTGAAGCAGCCGACTGCAATGGCGATGGGCATTGGCATTGCTGCCGGTGAAGCGCAAAAACGTCTGAAGGGCTTCACCGGGCGCGCCGGTTGGGCAGACATTCCGGCGGTTCGAAACGGCCGCGTATTCGGCATTTACCATACCGCTTCGCGTTCGCTCTCAGACCTAGCATCCGCCCAATTCATCGCCAAAGCGCTGTATCCCGACGCCTTTGCCGACGTGAATCCGGAAGAAACCTACCGCGAATTCCACCGCAAATATCTGCCGGTCGAGCCGCAAGGCACATTCTTTATCCGCTTGGGCTGCGAAGGGCCGGACGGCTGCAAAAACCAAACCGCCGCCGATGCCGCCTCTGCCCGAACCGAGCCTGCCGCCGAAGTATCCTTGTGGCAGCGCATTAAAAACTGGTTTGCCGCCCTCTTTGCTTAA